One segment of Solanum stenotomum isolate F172 chromosome 1, ASM1918654v1, whole genome shotgun sequence DNA contains the following:
- the LOC125846048 gene encoding glutathione transferase GST 23-like: MASEKVKLLGYWGSPFALKVHWALKLKGIEYDYQEEDLPNKSPLLLQYNPVHKKIPVLVHNGKPIAESLVILEYIEETWKHNPLLPEDPYERAKARFWAKFVDDKCVPGIFGTFTKVGEEQQKIAKEARENLKILEGELGKKHFFGDTKIGFMDVASAWIICWAQIVEEIVDIKLIDAEEMPSLVSWFQNVLEAAPILKECTPPKDKLLEHNKGFHKMLVASASP, translated from the exons ATGGCAAGTGAGAAAGTGAAATTGCTTGGATACTGGGGAAGCCCTTTTGCTCTGAAGGTTCATTGGGCACTGAAACTGAAAGGGATTGAATATGACTACCAAGAAGAAGATCTCCCAAACAAAAGTCCTTTGCTCTTGCAGTACAATCCAGTTCATAAGAAGATTCCGGTTTTGGTTCATAATGGGAAACCTATTGCAGAATCACTAGTCATACTTGAATACATTGAAGAGACATGGAAGCACAATCCCCTCCTCCCTGAAGATCCTTATGAAAGAGCCAAGGCGCGTTTTTGGGCAAAATTTGTTGATGACAAG TGTGTGCCAGGAATATTTGGTACTTTCACCAAGGTCGGAGAGGAGCAGCAGAAGATAGCAAAAGAAGCTCGTGAgaacttgaaaattttagagGGTGAACTAGGCAAGAAACACTTTTTTGGAGATACGAAAATTGGCTTCATGGATGTCGCGTCTGCTTGGATCATCTGCTGGGCTCAGATTGTTGAGGAGATTGTGGATATCAAACTTATTGATGCTGAGGAAATGCCTTCACTTGTTTCATGGTTTCAGAATGTCCTCGAAGCTGCTCCCATTCTGAAAGAGTGTACACCACCCAAAGACAAATTGTTAGAGCATAACAAAGGGTTCCACAAGATGTTGGTTGCTTCAGCATCACCTTGA
- the LOC125845989 gene encoding pentatricopeptide repeat-containing protein At5g27460, with the protein METRHSSQMSPYDYARRQELTVKEHGRIEAERYFESLTSTVSLKAASLPLLHCYVEERSTEKAEAFMLKISKLGLALSPHPFNEMMKLYKATSQYQKVPSVILQMKQNRITLNVLSYNLWMDACGELSGVESAEMVYKEMLSNQNVEVGWSSLATLANIYKKAGQTDKAVLALKTAEKKISDSNHYPYFFLITQYASLNNKDGVYQVWEASKAVKSQRTCANYMCILSSLVKLGDMKEAGRIFVEWESQCRTYDIRVSNILLSGYMRIGSVEKTESLHYRTLEKGGCPNSKTWEILVEGWIRSQQMDKAIDALKSGLAALKHYEWRPSPSIAVAISEYFEETRNFEKAMKFLTTLRHFGLANLQVYKSLLGMQT; encoded by the coding sequence ATGGAAACTCGTCATAGTTCTCAGATGTCACCTTATGATTATGCCAGGCGACAAGAATTAACTGTTAAAGAACACGGTAGAATAGAAGCTGAAAGATATTTTGAGAGTTTAACAAGCACTGTTTCGCTGAAAGCTGCTTCCCTCCCTCTTCTTCATTGTTATGTTGAAGAAAGGTCCACTGAGAAGGCTGAAGCTTTCATGCTAAAGATAAGCAAGTTGGGACTTGCTCTGAGCCCTCATCCGTTTAATGAGATGATGAAGCTTTATAAGGCCACATCTCAGTACCAGAAAGTACCATCAGTCATCCTGCAAATGAAACAAAACCGAATAACTTTAAACGTCCTCTCCTATAATCTCTGGATGGACGCATGTGGGGAGCTCTCTGGGGTTGAATCAGCAGAGATGGTATACAAAGAGATGCTGAGTAACCAAAATGTAGAAGTGGGATGGAGCTCTTTAGCTACATTAGCAAATATTTATAAGAAAGCAGGACAGACGGACAAGGCAGTTTTGGCCCTAAAAACTGCTGAAAAGAAAATATCCGACAGTAATCACTATCCTTACTTCTTTCTCATTACGCAGTATGCTTCTTTGAATAACAAAGATGGAGTATATCAGGTCTGGGAAGCTTCTAAAGCAGTAAAATCCCAAAGAACTTGTGCCAATTACATGTGTATTTTGTCGTCTTTGGTCAAGCTTGGTGACATGAAAGAAGCCGGGAGAATTTTTGTGGAATGGGAGTCGCAATGCAGGACATATGACATTAGGGTCTCCAACATACTTCTCAGTGGATACATGAGAATTGGATCAGTGGAAAAAACTGAATCGTTACATTATCGCACATTGGAGAAAGGTGGATGTCCAAATTCTAAAACCTGGGAGATACTGGTGGAGGGATGGATAAGAAGTCAACAAATGGATAAAGCTATTGATGCCTTGAAAAGTGGTCTTGCTGCTCTAAAACATTATGAATGGAGGCCATCACCAAGTATTGCTGTCGCAATTTCAGAATATTTTGAAGAAACTAGAAATTTTGAGAAGGCTATGAAGTTTCTTACAACACTTAGACATTTTGGTCTTGCTAATTTGCAAGTGTACAAGTCATTGCTTGGAATGCAAACCTAA
- the LOC125845937 gene encoding pentatricopeptide repeat-containing protein At3g03580 isoform X2 translates to MAERQLNLFGDEMVKIVHSDVLEMGFGSDLYICNALIDMYSRMNELGRAREVFDKMPSRDVVSWNSLVSGYSANGYWEEALEAFREGRLSGVAADAFTVSSVLPACGGLMEVEQGQMVHGLVEKSGIKGDIAVSNGLLSMYFKFERLLDCQRIFDEMIFRDIVTWNIIICGFSHSGLYQESIKLFREMVYEYEPDLLTVTSVLQACGHMGDLRFGRYVHDYILENRYECDTTACNIIINMYARCGDLVAARQVFDNMKRWDLVSWNSMISGYFENGFNKEAVDLLKMMRIDLQPDSVTFVTLLSMCTKLMDVDFARELHCDIIKRGYDSTLIVGNALLDVYAKCGKMEHSVWQFEIMSTRDIVTWNTIIAACSHYEESYVGLKMLSRMRMEGIMPDVATILGSLPLCSLLAAKRQGKELHGFIIRLNLESQVPVGNALIEMYSKTGSLKNAILVFEHMRIKDVVTWTAMISAYGMFGEGKKALRSFQQMKETGTVPDHIVFVAVIYACSHSGLVQDGRACFNQMRKKYNIEPRIEHYACMVDLLSRSGLLVEAEDFILSMPLQPDASMWGSLLSACRASGDTGTAERVVERLVELNSDDPGYNVLASNVYASLGKWDQVRTIRKSLKARGLRKDPGCSWIEICNRVFIFGTGDKSFQQFKQVNELIEDLNRTMDKEGYVADLKFVLHDVGEDEKINLLYGHSERLAIAFGLLNTKEGSPLQVMKNLRVCGDCHTWTKYVSKIVQREILVRDANRFHLFKDGTCSCRDRW, encoded by the coding sequence TGAAATGGTGAAAATTGTGCATAGTGATGTTTTGGAGATGGGGTTTGGATCagatttgtatatatgtaatgcTTTGATTGATATGTATTCGAGGATGAACGAATTAGGGAGAGCGCGTGaggtgtttgataaaatgcctaGTAGAGATGTGGTTTCTTGGAATAGTTTGGTTTCAGGGTATAGTGCGAATGGGTATTGGGAAGAGGCGTTAGAAGCTTTTCGAGAGGGAAGGTTATCAGGTGTTGCTGCTGATGCTTTTACTGTGTCTAGTGTTTTACCTGCATGTGGGGGCCTGATGGAGGTTGAACAGGGTCAGATGGTTCATGGGTTGGTGGAGAAGAGTGGCATTAAGGGAGATATAGCTGTGAGTAATGGACTGCTTTCAATGTACTTTAAGTTTGAGAGGTTGTTGGACTGTCAGAGAATCTTTGATGAGATGATATTTAGAGATATTGTCACTTGGAATATCATAATTTGTGGGTTTTCTCACTCGGGGTTATATCAGGAGTCCATCAAATTGTTTCGAGAAATGGTTTATGAATACGAGCCGGATCTGCTTACAGTTACTTCTGTGTTGCAAGCTTGTGGGCATATGGGGGATTTAAGATTTGGAAGATATGTACATGACTATATTTTGGAAAACAGATACGAATGTGACACAACTGCTTGCAATATCATAATTAACATGTATGCAAGATGTGGTGATTTGGTGGCTGCAAGGCAAGTTTTTGACAACATGAAAAGATGGGATTTGGTCTCATGGAACTCAATGATTAGTGGTTATTTTGAGAACGGATTTAATAAAGAAGCAGTTGATCTGCTTAAGATGATGAGGATAGACTTGCAACCTGATTCTGTCACTTTTGTGACACTACTCTCAATGTGTACAAAGTTGATGGACGTGGATTTTGCAAGAGAGCTCCACTGCGATATAATTAAGAGAGGATATGATTCCACTCTTATTGTGGGCAATGCTCTTCTAGATGTGTATGCTAAATGTGGTAAAATGGAGCATTCAGTGTGGCAATTTGAGATCATGAGTACTAGAGATATTGTAACGTGGAATACTATTATTGCTGCCTGTAGCCATTATGAGGAAAGTTACGTAGGTTTAAAGATGCTCAGTAGGATGAGAATGGAAGGAATCATGCCAGATGTGGCTACCATTTTAGGTTCGCTGCCTTTGTGTTCCTTACTTGCTGCCAAAAGACAGGGAAAAGAGCTGCATGGCTTCATAATCAGGCTCAATTTGGAGTCACAAGTCCCTGTTGGAAATGCACTGATTGAGATGTACTCTAAAACTGGGAGTTTAAAGAATGCAATCTTGGTCTTTGAGCACATGAGGATTAAAGATGTGGTGACATGGACAGCAATGATCTCTGCATATGGAATGTTTGGCGAAGGAAAGAAGGCTCTCAGATCTTTTCAGCAGATGAAGGAGACGGGTACTGTTCCTGATCATATTGTTTTTGTTGCCGTTATATATGCTTGTAGCCATTCTGGTTTAGTGCAAGATGGTCGTGCATGCTTTAaccaaatgagaaaaaaatacaacattGAGCCTAGGATTGAACATTATGCTTGCATGGTTGATCTTTTATCACGTTCTGGGCTACTGGTTGAAGCAGAGGATTTTATCCTTTCTATGCCGCTGCAGCCTGATGCAAGTATGTGGGGATCTCTACTTAGTGCTTGTCGAGCTAGTGGAGATACCGGGACTGCTGAGCGTGTCGTAGAACGCCTTGTTGAATTGAACTCTGATGATCCTGGGTATAATGTTTTAGCTTCCAATGTATATGCCTCCTTAGGGAAGTGGGACCAAGTGAGAACAATAAGAAAATCTTTGAAAGCTAGAGGACTTAGGAAAGACCCAGGATGTAGCTGGATTGAGATTTGTAACagagtttttatttttggcACTGGTGATAAGTCCTTTCAACAATTCAAGCAAGTCAATGAGCTCATAGAGGACCTCAATAGAACAATGGATAAGGAAGGTTATGTTGCTgacttaaaatttgttttgCATGATGTCGGTGAAGATGAGAAGATAAATTTACTTTATGGGCATAGTGAAAGACTTGCTATAGCATTTGGATTGTTGAACACAAAAGAAGGTTCACCTTTGCAAGTAATGAAGAATCTACGGGTTTGTGGAGATTGCCACACTTGGACCAAGTATGTGTCAAAAATTGTTCAGAGGGAAATACTAGTTAGAGATGCAAATCGCTTTCACTTGTTCAAGGATGGGACATGTAGCTGCAGAGACCGCTGGTAA
- the LOC125845952 gene encoding serine/threonine-protein kinase PEPKR2, with product MRNKRKGCEILCPRQREMWNSIRDSGSSMSNLKTHFSLEECSRRLKKRCKEDDGLCCEVTVGSCGSRTRLAATAPPSGSSSISLCGRGLKRKIGCIDAATQMGRKNKIEDDYVMGGALGKGKFGSVFLCRSKVTGVEFACKTLPKGEETVHKEVEIMQHLSGHPGVVTLHSVYEDAESFHLVMELCSGGRLIDEMTKEGRYSEHKSANIFKDLMLVIQYCHDMGVVHRDIKPENILLTASGKIKLADFGLAMRIANGQSLSGLAGSPAYVAPEVLTGDYGQKADIWSAGVLLHALLVGVLPFQGDSLDALFEAIKSMQLDFHSEKWQSVSKLARDLLERILTRDVAARITAEEVLSHPWMMFYTERTLKTVSVRLKPKHFSGTPSQIPAITSRLESDGKKRCSKSLNGETKDLSCESLNRESEESDDSGLVDVLAAAILHCRISEPKRSRLCVNNSPIREQCSSNVNSNLCKAF from the exons ATGAGGAATAAGAGAAAAGGATGTGAGATTCTATGCCCTAGGCAGAGAGAGATGTGGAATTCGATTCGTGATTCGGGATCTTCGATGTCGAATTTGAAAACCCATTTTTCGTTAGAGGAATGTTCTAGAAGGTTGAAGAAAAGGTGTAAGGAAGATGATGGGTTGTGTTGTGAGGTTACTGTTGGGTCTTGTGGAAGTAGAACTAGGCTTGCTGCAACTGCGCCGCCGAGTGGGAGTTCTTCGATTAGTTTGTGTGGGAGAGGGCTTAAGAGGAAGATTGGATGTATAGACGCAGCTACGCAAATGGGTAGGAAGAATAAGATTGAAGATGATTATGTGATGGGGGGAGCTTTAGGGAAAGGTAAATTTGGGTCAGTTTTTTTGTGTAGGAGTAAGGTTACTGGTGTTGAATTTGCTTGTAAGACATTGCCTAAAGGGGAAGAGACAGTTCATAAGGAAGTAGAGATAATGCAACACTTATCGGGGCACCCAGGTGTGGTGACATTGCATTCGGTGTATGAGGATGCGGAAAGTTTTCATTTGGTGATGGAGTTGTGTTCTGGTGGGAGGTTGATAGACGAGATGACGAAGGAGGGAAGGTATTCGGAGCATAAGTCTGCTAATATATTTAAGGATTTGATGTTGGTGATTCAATATTGCCATGATATGGGAGTTGTACATAGGGATATTAAGCCTGAGAATATCCTTCTAACTGCTTCTGGGAAGATAAAGCTTGCAGATTTCGGCTTGGCTATGAGGATTGCCAATG GTCAGAGTTTAAGTGGTTTGGCTGGAAGTCCTGCGTATGTGGCCCCTGAAGTTCTTACAGGGGATTATGGTCAAAAAGCAGATATTTGGAGTGCTGGTGTTCTTTTACATGCTCTACTGGTTGGTGTCCTTCCATTTCAAGGGGACTCTTTGGATGCTCTTTTTGAGGCAATTAAAAGCATGCAACTTGATTTTCACTCTGAAAAATGGCAATCTGTATCTAAACTTGCACGAGATCTTCTTGAGCGGATTCTCACAAGGGATGTTGCTGCAAGGATAACTGCTGAAGAAGTTTTAA GCCATCCATGGATGATGTTCTACACAGAGCGCACTTTGAAGACGGTGTCCGTCAGGTTGAAGCCAAAGCATTTCTCTGGAACACCAAGCCAAATACCAGCCATTACCTCTAGATTAGAATCAGATGGAAAGAAGAGATGCAGTAAATCTCTCAATGGGGAAACCAAAGATTTAAGCTGTGAAAGTTTGAACAGGGAATCTGAAGAATCCGACGACTCTGGTTTAGTTGATGTGCTTGCAGCAGCGATATTGCATTGCAGGATATCTGAACCAAAACGAAGCAGATTGTGTGTCAACAATAGTCCAATAAGGGAACAATGTTCGTCTAACGTGAATTCTAACCTTTGCAAGGCTTTCTGA
- the LOC125845937 gene encoding pentatricopeptide repeat-containing protein At3g03580 isoform X1, giving the protein MKTIKLGIVGQRTEYCFHSLILRALSSVTNQTDLHKVHSLIVVSGQHQSTFFCGKLISKYSQFKDPVSSLSIFRINSPTHNVYLWNTIIRAMTHNGLWSKALDFYTQMRKLNVKPDNYTFPSIINSCGSLLDLEMVKIVHSDVLEMGFGSDLYICNALIDMYSRMNELGRAREVFDKMPSRDVVSWNSLVSGYSANGYWEEALEAFREGRLSGVAADAFTVSSVLPACGGLMEVEQGQMVHGLVEKSGIKGDIAVSNGLLSMYFKFERLLDCQRIFDEMIFRDIVTWNIIICGFSHSGLYQESIKLFREMVYEYEPDLLTVTSVLQACGHMGDLRFGRYVHDYILENRYECDTTACNIIINMYARCGDLVAARQVFDNMKRWDLVSWNSMISGYFENGFNKEAVDLLKMMRIDLQPDSVTFVTLLSMCTKLMDVDFARELHCDIIKRGYDSTLIVGNALLDVYAKCGKMEHSVWQFEIMSTRDIVTWNTIIAACSHYEESYVGLKMLSRMRMEGIMPDVATILGSLPLCSLLAAKRQGKELHGFIIRLNLESQVPVGNALIEMYSKTGSLKNAILVFEHMRIKDVVTWTAMISAYGMFGEGKKALRSFQQMKETGTVPDHIVFVAVIYACSHSGLVQDGRACFNQMRKKYNIEPRIEHYACMVDLLSRSGLLVEAEDFILSMPLQPDASMWGSLLSACRASGDTGTAERVVERLVELNSDDPGYNVLASNVYASLGKWDQVRTIRKSLKARGLRKDPGCSWIEICNRVFIFGTGDKSFQQFKQVNELIEDLNRTMDKEGYVADLKFVLHDVGEDEKINLLYGHSERLAIAFGLLNTKEGSPLQVMKNLRVCGDCHTWTKYVSKIVQREILVRDANRFHLFKDGTCSCRDRW; this is encoded by the coding sequence aTGAAGACCATAAAGCTTGGCATTGTAGGCCAAAGAACCGAATATTGCTTCCATTCTTTAATCTTGAGAGCATTATCTTCTGTTACTAACCAAACTGATCTCCACAAAGTTCATTCTCTCATAGTAGTTTCAGGCCAGCATCAATCAACATTCTTCTGTGGAAAACTCATTTCGAAGTACTCCCAGTTCAAAGACCCTGTTTCTTCATTATCCATTTTCCGCATAAATTCGCCTACACATAATGTTTACTTATGGAACACTATCATTAGAGCCATGACCCATAATGGGTTATGGTCCAAAGCATTAGACTTTTATACCCAAATGAGAAAATTAAATGTTAAGCCTGATAATTATACATTTCCTTCGATTATTAATTCTTGTGGCAGTTTATTGGATCTTGAAATGGTGAAAATTGTGCATAGTGATGTTTTGGAGATGGGGTTTGGATCagatttgtatatatgtaatgcTTTGATTGATATGTATTCGAGGATGAACGAATTAGGGAGAGCGCGTGaggtgtttgataaaatgcctaGTAGAGATGTGGTTTCTTGGAATAGTTTGGTTTCAGGGTATAGTGCGAATGGGTATTGGGAAGAGGCGTTAGAAGCTTTTCGAGAGGGAAGGTTATCAGGTGTTGCTGCTGATGCTTTTACTGTGTCTAGTGTTTTACCTGCATGTGGGGGCCTGATGGAGGTTGAACAGGGTCAGATGGTTCATGGGTTGGTGGAGAAGAGTGGCATTAAGGGAGATATAGCTGTGAGTAATGGACTGCTTTCAATGTACTTTAAGTTTGAGAGGTTGTTGGACTGTCAGAGAATCTTTGATGAGATGATATTTAGAGATATTGTCACTTGGAATATCATAATTTGTGGGTTTTCTCACTCGGGGTTATATCAGGAGTCCATCAAATTGTTTCGAGAAATGGTTTATGAATACGAGCCGGATCTGCTTACAGTTACTTCTGTGTTGCAAGCTTGTGGGCATATGGGGGATTTAAGATTTGGAAGATATGTACATGACTATATTTTGGAAAACAGATACGAATGTGACACAACTGCTTGCAATATCATAATTAACATGTATGCAAGATGTGGTGATTTGGTGGCTGCAAGGCAAGTTTTTGACAACATGAAAAGATGGGATTTGGTCTCATGGAACTCAATGATTAGTGGTTATTTTGAGAACGGATTTAATAAAGAAGCAGTTGATCTGCTTAAGATGATGAGGATAGACTTGCAACCTGATTCTGTCACTTTTGTGACACTACTCTCAATGTGTACAAAGTTGATGGACGTGGATTTTGCAAGAGAGCTCCACTGCGATATAATTAAGAGAGGATATGATTCCACTCTTATTGTGGGCAATGCTCTTCTAGATGTGTATGCTAAATGTGGTAAAATGGAGCATTCAGTGTGGCAATTTGAGATCATGAGTACTAGAGATATTGTAACGTGGAATACTATTATTGCTGCCTGTAGCCATTATGAGGAAAGTTACGTAGGTTTAAAGATGCTCAGTAGGATGAGAATGGAAGGAATCATGCCAGATGTGGCTACCATTTTAGGTTCGCTGCCTTTGTGTTCCTTACTTGCTGCCAAAAGACAGGGAAAAGAGCTGCATGGCTTCATAATCAGGCTCAATTTGGAGTCACAAGTCCCTGTTGGAAATGCACTGATTGAGATGTACTCTAAAACTGGGAGTTTAAAGAATGCAATCTTGGTCTTTGAGCACATGAGGATTAAAGATGTGGTGACATGGACAGCAATGATCTCTGCATATGGAATGTTTGGCGAAGGAAAGAAGGCTCTCAGATCTTTTCAGCAGATGAAGGAGACGGGTACTGTTCCTGATCATATTGTTTTTGTTGCCGTTATATATGCTTGTAGCCATTCTGGTTTAGTGCAAGATGGTCGTGCATGCTTTAaccaaatgagaaaaaaatacaacattGAGCCTAGGATTGAACATTATGCTTGCATGGTTGATCTTTTATCACGTTCTGGGCTACTGGTTGAAGCAGAGGATTTTATCCTTTCTATGCCGCTGCAGCCTGATGCAAGTATGTGGGGATCTCTACTTAGTGCTTGTCGAGCTAGTGGAGATACCGGGACTGCTGAGCGTGTCGTAGAACGCCTTGTTGAATTGAACTCTGATGATCCTGGGTATAATGTTTTAGCTTCCAATGTATATGCCTCCTTAGGGAAGTGGGACCAAGTGAGAACAATAAGAAAATCTTTGAAAGCTAGAGGACTTAGGAAAGACCCAGGATGTAGCTGGATTGAGATTTGTAACagagtttttatttttggcACTGGTGATAAGTCCTTTCAACAATTCAAGCAAGTCAATGAGCTCATAGAGGACCTCAATAGAACAATGGATAAGGAAGGTTATGTTGCTgacttaaaatttgttttgCATGATGTCGGTGAAGATGAGAAGATAAATTTACTTTATGGGCATAGTGAAAGACTTGCTATAGCATTTGGATTGTTGAACACAAAAGAAGGTTCACCTTTGCAAGTAATGAAGAATCTACGGGTTTGTGGAGATTGCCACACTTGGACCAAGTATGTGTCAAAAATTGTTCAGAGGGAAATACTAGTTAGAGATGCAAATCGCTTTCACTTGTTCAAGGATGGGACATGTAGCTGCAGAGACCGCTGGTAA
- the LOC125845982 gene encoding phosphoribosylaminoimidazole-succinocarboxamide synthase, chloroplastic, with the protein MALPALNPPKTLNKKLQSLNSPFFSFSKTASSPKITKFKKYPLITMSSQQQNPLPHVALTNNDHKEELMSAIKSSISNCLSETHLDLTVPQLKSKIRGKVRDIYDGGDYLVMVTTDRQSAFDRILASIPFKGQVLNETSLWWFNKTQHITPNAVVSVPDKNVTIARKCSVFPVEFVVRGYVTGSTDTSLWTVYNKGVRNYCGNNLPDGLVKNQKLTKNMLTPTTKAADHDVPVTPDEIVQRGLMTQADYDEVSRRAMSLFEFGQRVALDHGLILVDTKYEFGKGPDGQIYLIDEVHTPDSSRYWIAHSYQERFQNGLEPENIDKEFLRLWFKSHCNPYEDEVLPDAPEELVSELAWRYIFLFETITNSRFEMPGTKEPVHDRISRNVSQALSSLQ; encoded by the exons ATGGCTTTGCCAGCCTTAAATCCTccaaaaaccctaaataaaaagCTTCAATCTTTGAACTCaccatttttttccttctcaaaaACAGCATCATCACCAAAGATAACCAAATTCAAGAAATACCCATTAATTACTATGTCAAGTCAGCAGCAAAATCCACTACCCCATGTAGCCTTAACCAACAATGACCACAAGGAAGAACTCATGAGTGCTATCAAAAGTTCAATATCTAATTGCTTATCTGAAACCCATCTTGATTTAACTGTACCTCAACTCAAGTCCAAAATCAGAGGCAag GTTAGAGATATATATGATGGAGGGGATTATCTTGTAATGGTGACAACAGATAGGCAAAGTGCGTTTGACAGAATTCTTGCTTCCATCCCCTTCAAAGGCCAG GTGCTTAATGAAACAAGTTTATGGTGGTTTAATAAGACTCAACATATTACTCCTAATGCAGTGGTATCTGTACCTGACAAAAACGTAACTATTGCGAGGAAATGTTCGGTTTTCCCTGTTGAATTTGTAG TACGAGGATATGTTACTGGAAGCACTGATACATCACTCTGGACAGTCTACAATAAAGGGGTTCGCAATTATTGCGGCAACAACCTTCCTGATG GTCTGGTGAAAAATCAAAAGCTTACCAAAAATATGCTTACTCCGACAACTAAAGCAGCAGATCATGATGTTCCTGTAACACCAGATGAG ATAGTTCAACGCGGTCTTATGACTCAAGCTGATTATGATGAAGTCAGTAGGAGGGCAATGAGCTTATTTGAGTTTGGCCAG CGTGTAGCATTGGATCATGGGTTGATATTAGTGGACACCAAATATGAATTTGGAAAGGGACCCGATGGTCAAATCTATCTGATTGATGAG GTGCATACACCTGACTCAAGTAGATATTGGATTGCACATTCTTACCAGGAGCGCTTTCAGAATGGTCTTGAGCCTGAAAATATCGACAAG GAATTCTTGAGGTTGTGGTTCAAAAGTCATTGCAACCCATATGAGGATGAG GTCTTGCCTGACGCTCCAGAAGAACTTGTTTCTGAATTAGCTTGGCG atatatttttctattcGAGACAATAACAAATTCAAGATTCGAGATGCCTGGGACAAAG GAGCCAGTCCATGATCGAATCTCGAGAAATGTTTCACAGGCTTTATCATCATTGCAGTAA